From the genome of Thermomicrobiales bacterium, one region includes:
- the menA gene encoding 1,4-dihydroxy-2-naphthoate octaprenyltransferase gives MSTATTPTDLPAPGSLGAWLRAIRYHSFTASIIPIVIGSALALVSQSISWPLVMAMLIASVACHAGANMANDYFDDRKGVDNERNLGPHKVIQLGLLSADQVRNGMIMAFAIATLVGVPIVLATDWRVFLLALASLGAAFFYTAGSKALGYIALGEVTVFFFMGPAMVCGAYYVLTGTVSWTAFLLSIPIGAISAATLHANNIRDIEHDRAAGKATLATLLGRERSSTEYLAWIVASYVAVLLTIAVEPALWPVALVALTLPTAYRLVRLAYAAPDAPSLNRLLRKTAGLHLQFGVAMTVGLLMRALLDRM, from the coding sequence ATGAGCACGGCCACCACGCCCACAGATCTTCCCGCTCCTGGGTCGCTCGGCGCGTGGCTGCGCGCAATCCGCTACCACTCGTTCACCGCTTCGATCATCCCCATCGTGATCGGTTCGGCGCTCGCGCTGGTCTCCCAGTCGATCTCGTGGCCGCTGGTGATGGCCATGCTCATCGCCTCGGTGGCGTGTCACGCTGGCGCCAACATGGCCAATGACTACTTCGACGATCGAAAAGGAGTGGACAACGAGCGCAACCTGGGGCCGCACAAGGTCATTCAGCTCGGCTTGCTCTCGGCCGATCAGGTTCGCAATGGCATGATCATGGCATTTGCGATTGCGACCCTGGTCGGCGTGCCAATCGTGCTTGCCACTGATTGGCGGGTCTTCCTGCTGGCGCTGGCGAGTCTCGGCGCGGCGTTCTTCTATACCGCAGGTTCGAAAGCGTTGGGATACATCGCGCTCGGCGAGGTGACGGTCTTTTTCTTCATGGGACCAGCCATGGTCTGCGGCGCGTATTACGTCCTCACCGGAACTGTGAGCTGGACGGCGTTTCTGCTCTCGATTCCCATCGGCGCCATTTCGGCGGCCACCCTGCACGCCAACAACATCCGCGATATCGAGCACGATCGTGCGGCCGGCAAGGCCACCCTGGCGACATTGCTCGGCCGCGAGCGTTCGTCGACCGAGTATCTCGCATGGATCGTCGCGTCCTATGTGGCGGTGCTCTTGACCATCGCAGTCGAGCCTGCGCTCTGGCCGGTCGCCCTTGTGGCGTTGACCCTTCCAACTGCCTACCGACTCGTTCGGCTCGCCTACGCGGCGCCAGACGCGCCTTCGCTCAACCGGCTCTTGCGCAAGACTGCCGGGCTCCATCTGCAGTTTGGTGTCGCAATGACTGTCGGCCTACTCATGCGGGCACTCCTGGACCGGATGTAG
- a CDS encoding metallophosphoesterase — protein sequence MTRNRRSAAFVIAVITGLFLYWRLRHVHPYQPVLERISLPLPSGAEALDGLRVAFVTDTHSGPFTSADDIRRGIALFDDEPIDLLLLGGDYVSESNIYATPMANAIAPLAARARLGAIGVLGNHDLPLGVDRVRSELERIGVTVLRNESIIIDVDGAHLAIAGIDDTVVGNADPARAFAGIPAGVPVLALWHEADFAEAAAHLGAFAQLSGHTHGGQVRLPFVGSIWLPPDGRKRDLGLYTVDGMPVYISRGLGVYRPPVRFLAPPEVTLVTLRSHLPSAIIA from the coding sequence ATGACTCGCAACAGGCGGTCGGCCGCATTCGTGATAGCCGTCATCACGGGACTCTTTCTCTACTGGCGGTTGCGCCATGTGCATCCATACCAACCGGTGCTCGAGCGGATTTCGCTGCCGCTCCCCTCAGGCGCCGAGGCGCTCGATGGGCTCCGCGTCGCCTTCGTCACCGACACCCACTCTGGACCGTTCACGAGCGCCGATGATATCCGTCGCGGGATCGCGCTCTTCGATGACGAACCCATCGATCTGCTGCTGCTCGGTGGTGACTACGTCTCTGAGTCGAACATCTACGCCACGCCCATGGCAAACGCGATCGCTCCGCTGGCGGCGCGCGCGCGTCTGGGCGCAATTGGCGTCCTGGGCAATCACGACCTTCCGCTGGGTGTCGACCGTGTGCGGTCAGAACTCGAGCGCATTGGAGTGACTGTCCTGCGCAATGAATCGATCATCATCGACGTCGACGGCGCCCACCTGGCGATCGCCGGCATCGACGACACAGTCGTGGGCAACGCTGATCCAGCGCGCGCGTTTGCCGGCATCCCAGCGGGAGTTCCTGTCCTGGCGCTTTGGCATGAAGCTGATTTCGCCGAAGCGGCAGCGCATCTCGGCGCGTTCGCGCAGCTATCCGGCCACACGCATGGCGGTCAGGTGCGCCTGCCATTTGTCGGTTCGATCTGGCTTCCGCCGGACGGCCGCAAACGCGACCTCGGCCTGTACACGGTCGACGGAATGCCTGTGTACATTTCGCGCGGTCTGGGGGTCTACCGGCCACCGGTGCGCTTCCTGGCGCCTCCCGAAGTCACGCTCGTAACACTTCGCTCGCATCTGCCGTCGGCGATCATCGCTTGA
- a CDS encoding ABC transporter ATP-binding protein encodes MTVAVAHASVVAPNTDVRTDSPLVSIRGLGRDFETAAGTVTAIRDIDLDLRQSEFVTIVGPSGCGKTTLLRIIAGLESPTSGTIETAGLPSDRPANAMVFQGRSVFPWMTVRQNAEYGLKIRGTLQAERNKVIDQLLETVGLSRFAKAYPHQLSEGMRQRVAIARALAVDPELLLMDEPFGSLDEQTRFILQDEVLRIWQETRKTVVLVTHSIDEALTLADRVVVMTAHPGSIKDVVPVPLARPRDQATLRSDPEFGRLFTRIWESLRSEVLEARTAGAGR; translated from the coding sequence GTGACGGTTGCCGTGGCACATGCATCGGTGGTTGCGCCCAACACGGATGTCAGGACCGATTCGCCGCTGGTCTCCATTCGCGGACTCGGGCGGGACTTCGAGACCGCTGCCGGAACGGTCACCGCCATCCGCGATATCGATCTCGATCTCCGGCAGAGCGAGTTCGTCACCATCGTCGGCCCGTCAGGCTGCGGCAAGACGACCTTGCTGCGCATCATTGCCGGTCTCGAATCACCCACCTCTGGCACGATCGAAACAGCCGGTCTGCCCAGCGATCGGCCCGCCAATGCAATGGTGTTTCAGGGGCGCTCGGTCTTCCCCTGGATGACCGTTCGCCAAAATGCCGAGTACGGTCTGAAGATTCGCGGAACCTTGCAGGCCGAACGAAACAAGGTCATCGATCAGCTGCTCGAAACCGTCGGACTCAGTCGATTCGCCAAGGCATATCCGCATCAGCTCTCTGAAGGGATGCGGCAACGGGTCGCGATCGCGCGCGCGTTGGCGGTCGACCCCGAGCTCCTGCTGATGGACGAGCCGTTCGGCTCGCTCGACGAACAGACCCGCTTCATCCTGCAGGACGAAGTGCTGCGCATTTGGCAAGAAACGCGCAAGACGGTTGTGCTGGTAACGCACTCTATCGACGAGGCGCTTACCCTGGCTGACCGGGTGGTCGTCATGACGGCGCATCCGGGCTCGATCAAGGATGTCGTGCCCGTTCCGCTCGCCCGTCCGCGCGACCAGGCGACCCTCCGTTCCGATCCCGAATTTGGACGGCTCTTCACTCGTATCTGGGAATCTCTTCGTTCAGAAGTGCTCGAAGCCCGCACCGCCGGAGCGGGACGGTGA
- a CDS encoding trehalose-6-phosphate synthase translates to MDVETRPLIVASNRGPVTFTREPSGNYTSRKGSGGVVTAVTGIARDVEPIWVACPMTLGDRRRAEQAREQGEEFIIPEGLNPAFRLRFVLPDSATYHKYYNKISNPLLWFLQHYLWDTPTSPDITADTYDAWTNGYVVVNQLFAEEILSAAAALDEEPIIMLQDYHLYLTAGMIRELRPNAIIQQFVHIPWPDPDYWRLLPMAWRRQICEGMLGNDIVGFQTREHARSFLNTCEAYVPGIQVDYAGRGVIWNDRRIEVRHYPISIDVEAVRRNAYSKEARVHDRYLPSFYNEYTVLRVDRAEPSKNIVRGFSAFGRFLEAHPEFVGRVNFVAILVPSRMDVVEYQSYLDDVSSIAGRINARYANVETSWQPINLILGENYPRALAAMKWYDVLMVNSIIDGMNLVAKEGCLLNERNGVLILSEGAGAAVQLGDDALMIAPADVEATADAIYHALTMPLAERRRRADNLRRAVESDDVAKWFREMIWDVDRYAVKGERDPGAVLAGNATAQSKRSVEDDASSSAEVVAN, encoded by the coding sequence ATGGATGTCGAAACTCGCCCACTGATCGTCGCCTCGAACCGCGGTCCCGTCACCTTCACACGAGAACCCAGCGGCAACTACACATCCAGGAAAGGGTCGGGCGGGGTAGTCACCGCGGTTACCGGAATCGCGCGCGATGTCGAGCCAATCTGGGTCGCGTGCCCGATGACGCTTGGAGACCGCCGGCGCGCCGAACAAGCCCGGGAACAGGGAGAAGAGTTCATCATCCCAGAAGGGCTCAACCCGGCCTTCAGGTTGCGCTTTGTTCTTCCCGATTCCGCCACCTATCACAAGTACTACAACAAGATCAGCAATCCGCTGCTCTGGTTCTTGCAACACTATCTCTGGGACACTCCAACCTCGCCAGACATCACCGCCGATACGTACGATGCCTGGACGAATGGGTATGTCGTCGTCAATCAGCTCTTTGCCGAGGAAATCCTGTCAGCCGCCGCAGCGCTCGACGAAGAGCCGATCATCATGCTGCAGGACTACCATCTCTACCTGACCGCAGGCATGATTCGCGAGCTGCGCCCGAACGCGATCATTCAGCAGTTCGTCCACATTCCATGGCCCGATCCCGATTATTGGCGTCTGTTGCCGATGGCCTGGAGACGGCAGATTTGCGAGGGGATGCTGGGAAACGACATCGTCGGTTTTCAGACCCGTGAGCATGCGCGGAGTTTCCTGAACACTTGCGAGGCGTATGTGCCGGGAATCCAGGTCGACTACGCTGGCCGTGGGGTGATCTGGAACGACCGCCGAATCGAGGTGCGTCACTACCCCATCTCCATCGACGTCGAGGCCGTTCGCCGAAACGCCTACTCGAAGGAAGCCCGCGTCCACGACCGCTACCTCCCCTCGTTCTACAACGAGTACACCGTGCTGCGGGTCGACCGCGCGGAGCCGAGCAAGAACATCGTGCGAGGTTTCAGCGCGTTCGGGAGATTTCTGGAAGCGCACCCGGAGTTCGTCGGGCGCGTGAACTTCGTCGCGATTCTGGTTCCGTCACGCATGGACGTCGTCGAATATCAGAGCTATCTCGACGATGTCAGCTCCATCGCCGGCCGCATCAATGCACGCTACGCCAACGTCGAAACCAGCTGGCAGCCGATCAACCTGATTCTGGGAGAAAACTACCCGCGCGCGCTCGCGGCGATGAAGTGGTACGACGTCCTTATGGTCAACTCGATCATCGACGGCATGAATCTCGTTGCGAAAGAAGGATGCTTGCTCAACGAACGCAACGGCGTGCTGATCCTTTCCGAAGGCGCGGGCGCCGCTGTCCAATTGGGCGACGATGCTCTCATGATCGCCCCGGCTGATGTCGAGGCCACCGCCGACGCAATCTATCACGCGCTCACCATGCCGTTGGCCGAACGACGGCGCCGGGCCGACAACCTGCGACGTGCGGTCGAATCGGATGATGTGGCCAAGTGGTTCCGCGAAATGATCTGGGATGTCGACCGCTATGCCGTCAAAGGCGAGCGGGATCCCGGAGCGGTGCTCGCGGGCAACGCAACTGCTCAGTCGAAGCGATCTGTCGAGGACGATGCCTCCAGTTCAGCCGAGGTTGTCGCCAACTAG
- the solA gene encoding N-methyl-L-tryptophan oxidase — MSERTWDVIVLGGGTMGTAAAWALSQRNVSVLVLEQFTHIHTMGSHGGGTRIFRHAYAEGPEYVPLMFHADNLWCALENELGTNIVHRVGILEMDAPGFDHAKRARDAAAQNGVDVEWIDGDEIRKRWPAFDPPDGWEGGWSPIAGFLDVEAGLSGLAAIARRGDVTFRTEEPVISWSASPDGVQVKTARGVYSGGKLVVTAGSWAGEQLAELGLPLEVVRKHNFWIDVDQPALYRPEVFPVFATASSIGEVYGFPIFRRPGIKMAEHRGGETTTPQTVDRVARDEEADSCIDLAAAAMNGVTRRVLNGVVCMYTRTPDDHFIIDRHPTVSNVVLAAGFSGHGFKFTPAIGEMLADLALDPDAERFPLFRIDRFSGVPA; from the coding sequence ATGTCAGAGCGAACCTGGGATGTCATCGTGCTTGGCGGCGGAACGATGGGCACGGCCGCCGCGTGGGCGCTCTCGCAACGGAACGTCAGCGTGCTCGTGCTCGAGCAGTTCACCCACATCCACACCATGGGGTCGCATGGTGGAGGAACGCGCATCTTTCGGCATGCCTATGCGGAAGGCCCAGAGTATGTGCCGCTGATGTTTCATGCCGACAATCTCTGGTGCGCGCTGGAAAACGAGCTGGGCACCAATATCGTGCATCGTGTCGGCATCCTCGAGATGGACGCCCCTGGCTTCGACCATGCCAAACGGGCGCGCGACGCGGCCGCGCAGAACGGTGTCGATGTCGAATGGATCGACGGAGATGAGATTCGCAAGCGCTGGCCTGCGTTCGATCCCCCGGACGGCTGGGAAGGCGGCTGGAGCCCGATTGCCGGGTTCCTGGATGTCGAAGCGGGGCTCTCCGGCCTGGCCGCAATTGCGCGCCGCGGCGATGTGACCTTCCGCACCGAAGAACCGGTCATCTCCTGGTCCGCCAGTCCGGACGGTGTGCAGGTGAAGACAGCGCGCGGCGTCTATTCCGGTGGCAAGCTCGTGGTGACTGCTGGCTCCTGGGCAGGCGAACAGCTCGCCGAGCTCGGGTTGCCGCTCGAAGTCGTCCGGAAGCACAACTTCTGGATCGATGTCGACCAGCCGGCGCTCTACCGTCCGGAGGTGTTTCCTGTCTTCGCAACCGCTTCCAGCATCGGCGAGGTGTATGGGTTCCCGATCTTCCGGCGCCCCGGCATCAAGATGGCGGAGCACCGCGGAGGAGAAACGACCACGCCTCAGACCGTCGACCGTGTAGCGAGGGACGAAGAGGCTGACAGCTGCATCGATCTCGCTGCTGCCGCCATGAACGGCGTCACGCGCCGCGTTCTGAACGGCGTTGTCTGCATGTACACCCGCACCCCTGACGACCACTTCATTATCGACCGGCATCCGACCGTGTCGAACGTCGTGCTCGCCGCCGGGTTCAGCGGGCATGGCTTCAAGTTCACCCCAGCGATCGGCGAGATGCTGGCCGATCTCGCGCTCGATCCTGACGCCGAACGTTTTCCGCTGTTCCGGATCGACCGTTTTTCGGGCGTTCCGGCGTAA
- a CDS encoding Gfo/Idh/MocA family oxidoreductase has product METVGIGVIGCGIGKWHLEGYDTEPRAKVLAISGLEDRCKELAIEHHVPDVYTDYRDLLARPDIQAVSIAVPNFLHVPIGLAAIAAGKHVLIEKPLARNTEEGEQLVRAAEDAGLVLGIVFNRRSRSDMQVLKRFIDRGELGEIYHARAYWNRRSGIPGLGSWFTSKEGAGGGPLIDLGVHVLDMALWLMDEPLVTRASAATYAKLGTQGIGNWSGNRFSATSEQRYEVEDFATAFMRTDRGSTIYLEASWAEFSSRTDEFGVALLGSRGGAELNVKDYATVGTLKMFTYQDGVQMDIQPHLPEKLASAGHGEIINAFLDSIIDGVPMTPDGRKGLERTALIDAIYASAEEGREVEVQTVESLLGVGVA; this is encoded by the coding sequence ATGGAAACCGTCGGCATCGGCGTGATCGGGTGCGGAATTGGCAAGTGGCACTTGGAAGGGTACGACACGGAACCCCGCGCCAAGGTGCTTGCGATTTCCGGACTCGAAGACCGCTGCAAAGAACTTGCCATCGAGCACCATGTTCCCGATGTCTACACCGACTATCGCGATCTGCTCGCTCGGCCGGATATCCAGGCAGTCAGCATCGCGGTCCCGAACTTCCTGCATGTGCCCATCGGTCTCGCAGCGATTGCCGCCGGCAAGCACGTTCTGATCGAGAAACCGCTGGCGCGCAACACCGAGGAAGGCGAGCAGCTTGTGCGCGCCGCCGAGGACGCCGGGCTGGTGCTGGGCATCGTCTTCAACCGCCGATCGCGGTCGGACATGCAGGTGCTCAAACGGTTTATCGATCGCGGCGAGCTGGGAGAGATTTATCACGCACGCGCCTATTGGAATCGAAGATCGGGCATTCCCGGCCTGGGCAGCTGGTTCACCAGCAAAGAGGGCGCCGGTGGCGGACCGCTCATCGACCTGGGCGTCCATGTGCTCGACATGGCCCTCTGGCTGATGGATGAACCGCTGGTGACGCGCGCCTCCGCAGCCACATACGCGAAGCTCGGCACACAAGGCATCGGCAACTGGTCGGGCAATCGATTCAGCGCAACGTCCGAACAACGCTATGAAGTGGAAGACTTCGCGACCGCGTTCATGCGGACCGACCGTGGATCGACCATCTACCTGGAGGCCAGCTGGGCCGAATTCTCGAGCCGGACCGATGAATTCGGTGTCGCGCTCCTTGGGTCGAGAGGTGGCGCCGAGCTGAACGTGAAGGACTACGCCACCGTCGGAACCCTCAAGATGTTCACTTATCAGGATGGGGTGCAGATGGATATCCAACCGCACCTGCCCGAGAAGCTGGCGTCGGCCGGACACGGGGAGATCATCAACGCGTTCCTCGATTCGATCATCGACGGCGTCCCGATGACGCCGGACGGCCGCAAGGGTCTCGAACGCACCGCGCTCATCGATGCCATCTACGCGTCGGCGGAGGAGGGTCGAGAAGTCGAGGTGCAAACCGTCGAGAGCCTCCTGGGGGTGGGCGTCGCATGA
- a CDS encoding ThuA domain-containing protein has translation MSINVTVWNEFRHERESEIVAAVYPDGIHNAIAAGLQDQADLIVRTATLDEPEHGLTQEMLDNTDVLIWWGHKAHGAVANEIVDRVQRRVLDGMGLVVLHSGHHSKIFKRLMGTTANLKWREATDKERIWVVQPGHPIVEGINEYIELPREEMYGEFFDIPQPDELVMISWFTGGEVFRSGCCFFRGRGKIFYFRPGHESYPTYFDPVIRKVIANGVRWAAPVDGPVPDFGIPGPNAPLEPLPPAEV, from the coding sequence ATGAGCATCAATGTCACGGTATGGAACGAATTCCGACACGAGCGAGAGAGCGAGATCGTCGCCGCCGTTTATCCCGACGGCATTCACAACGCCATCGCCGCTGGTCTTCAGGATCAGGCCGACCTCATCGTTCGGACCGCCACGCTGGACGAGCCGGAGCACGGCCTGACCCAGGAGATGCTCGACAACACCGACGTTCTCATCTGGTGGGGACACAAAGCGCACGGCGCCGTAGCAAACGAGATCGTCGATCGCGTGCAACGGCGGGTGCTCGATGGCATGGGGTTGGTTGTGCTGCACTCCGGCCACCATTCGAAGATCTTCAAGCGCCTGATGGGCACCACTGCCAACCTGAAGTGGCGAGAAGCCACTGACAAGGAGCGCATTTGGGTGGTTCAACCGGGCCATCCAATCGTAGAGGGTATCAACGAGTACATCGAGCTTCCGCGGGAAGAAATGTACGGAGAATTCTTCGACATTCCGCAACCGGACGAACTCGTCATGATCAGTTGGTTCACCGGCGGCGAGGTCTTCCGTTCGGGATGCTGCTTCTTCCGCGGCCGAGGGAAGATCTTCTACTTCCGGCCCGGTCATGAGTCCTATCCAACCTATTTCGATCCCGTGATCCGTAAGGTCATCGCAAACGGTGTGAGATGGGCGGCGCCGGTAGACGGACCGGTGCCCGACTTCGGCATACCCGGTCCGAACGCGCCGCTCGAGCCGCTCCCGCCTGCGGAGGTGTAG
- a CDS encoding ABC transporter substrate-binding protein — protein MTDQLDEQTSAQAGGPPPGLSPDAFSRRTLMASVIGGVSAVALASRFAGALRGKSQPASLAQTGSTGPSSIGAGTPSPMASAVASPVETATPTPSPTPIPDPFGDIEVFHGDHWIYESDPVPSETLTLFAQGVDNNLDFSPVSYTQDAQITTAYLDPLVGIDPITMEPIPWLAEEWEWDDGNQTVTFSLRGDVTWHDGRRFTADDVAFSFIVARDDIDSAVRNFFTSMESVDVVDDRTLRVNLTVPDNNWILNASSLPIFSERQYGDYWEGQPEGERTLTGFGWDDDDLPIGTGPWVVSEIDADEIVLQRNDAYWQTPPNFESLVYRFSESQENRVSRWVDGEADLLWPVSPADVPALKDTEARLFAAPGAQVAFAAFNFENLARASYPQLLSDPRVREALNLAVDRDKYATETFLGLIDQSAAGTVAQPWANDPSVVNPRRDVGRARQLLSEAGFLDTDGDGLLNDPTGVPFVLTAIVRDDANPTLIAILNGLVEDFAEVGATLSVQQLPPELFFDTWANTRAWDLIAYSYALYPGFTDYDLYGSNWDIRINPQGWNPGGYNNEEVDDLLKKILISPNLTSQANLLDQLQQIVNGEDLFGLWFGFPNDLVLARNDIQGYQPNKYVPVIDTRLLWRDENGSGPKTPAALVASPVASPVASPSGSPLAFPVASPVASPVASPSPLS, from the coding sequence ATGACAGATCAGCTCGACGAACAGACGTCAGCCCAGGCCGGCGGCCCGCCACCCGGTCTTTCCCCAGATGCCTTTTCACGGCGAACCCTGATGGCCAGCGTCATCGGCGGTGTTTCCGCCGTTGCCCTCGCCAGCCGGTTCGCGGGCGCGCTCAGGGGCAAATCGCAGCCAGCCAGTCTCGCCCAAACAGGGTCGACCGGACCGTCGTCGATCGGTGCGGGAACGCCATCTCCGATGGCATCAGCGGTTGCGTCTCCCGTCGAAACTGCCACTCCGACACCCAGTCCAACTCCGATTCCCGATCCCTTCGGAGATATCGAGGTCTTCCACGGAGATCACTGGATCTATGAGAGCGATCCTGTTCCTTCGGAAACGCTGACCCTTTTCGCGCAGGGCGTCGACAACAATCTCGACTTCAGCCCGGTTTCCTACACGCAGGACGCGCAGATCACCACCGCGTATCTCGATCCGCTGGTCGGTATCGACCCGATCACCATGGAGCCGATTCCGTGGCTGGCCGAAGAATGGGAGTGGGACGACGGCAATCAGACGGTGACATTCTCGTTGCGCGGCGACGTTACCTGGCACGACGGTCGCCGCTTCACCGCCGACGATGTCGCCTTTTCGTTCATCGTTGCGCGAGATGACATCGATAGCGCAGTGCGCAACTTCTTTACCTCGATGGAATCGGTCGACGTCGTCGATGACCGCACGCTGCGCGTCAATCTGACCGTGCCTGACAACAACTGGATCCTGAACGCCTCCAGTCTCCCGATCTTTTCCGAGCGCCAATACGGCGACTATTGGGAAGGCCAGCCAGAAGGTGAACGCACGCTCACCGGCTTCGGTTGGGACGACGACGATTTGCCGATCGGCACCGGCCCCTGGGTCGTATCCGAGATCGATGCGGACGAAATTGTCCTTCAGCGCAACGATGCGTATTGGCAGACGCCACCGAACTTCGAGTCGCTCGTCTACCGCTTCTCGGAATCGCAGGAGAACCGGGTGTCTCGCTGGGTCGATGGCGAGGCCGATCTCCTGTGGCCGGTCTCTCCCGCTGACGTCCCGGCTCTCAAGGACACCGAGGCGCGGCTCTTTGCCGCTCCCGGCGCCCAGGTTGCCTTTGCGGCTTTCAACTTCGAGAACCTCGCCCGTGCGTCCTATCCCCAGCTCTTGTCGGATCCGCGCGTCCGCGAGGCGCTAAACCTCGCGGTCGACCGTGACAAGTACGCAACCGAAACGTTCCTTGGGCTCATCGACCAATCTGCTGCGGGCACGGTCGCCCAGCCCTGGGCAAACGACCCTTCGGTCGTCAATCCTCGCCGTGATGTCGGCCGCGCCCGGCAGCTTCTCTCCGAAGCCGGATTCCTCGACACCGATGGAGATGGTCTGCTCAACGATCCGACCGGGGTTCCGTTCGTCTTGACCGCGATCGTGCGGGACGACGCCAACCCGACGCTCATCGCGATTCTGAACGGACTGGTGGAGGACTTTGCCGAGGTTGGCGCCACCCTTTCGGTCCAGCAACTGCCGCCCGAGCTCTTTTTCGACACCTGGGCGAACACCCGTGCCTGGGACCTGATCGCCTACTCCTACGCGCTCTATCCCGGATTCACGGACTACGATCTCTATGGATCCAACTGGGACATCCGGATCAATCCCCAGGGCTGGAATCCGGGCGGCTACAACAATGAGGAAGTCGACGACCTGCTCAAGAAGATCCTGATTTCACCCAACCTGACGTCGCAAGCAAACTTGCTCGATCAGCTTCAGCAGATCGTCAATGGCGAAGACCTCTTCGGGCTCTGGTTCGGCTTCCCGAACGACCTGGTGCTCGCGCGCAACGATATTCAGGGATATCAGCCGAACAAGTACGTGCCGGTCATCGACACGCGACTGCTCTGGCGCGACGAAAACGGATCCGGCCCGAAGACGCCAGCGGCTCTGGTGGCATCCCCAGTTGCCTCTCCGGTCGCCTCACCGTCCGGAAGTCCGCTTGCCTTTCCGGTCGCTTCCCCGGTAGCGTCACCGGTCGCATCACCCAGTCCGTTGTCCTGA
- a CDS encoding ABC transporter permease, translating into MTIRQRRIAEIALTIASPILLLVIWELISRSGSVDQRFWPAPSSLWGTSSDMFRSENLLGEIWISLERILAGFALGAIPGVIVGLLMGISWPVRAFLMPIATAIYAIPKIALLPLVLIALGTGETARWVIVALSIFFVVALSTMGGVLALDPIFTDVALNFGGNRWTLFRTVALPGATPAIFTGMRLALGFALIVVVGTEFVRPNGGIGSLIWESYSILSIKKMYVGLIVTAILGWLLILVLDLIERFVVPWRSTQ; encoded by the coding sequence GTGACCATCCGCCAGCGGCGCATTGCCGAGATCGCGCTCACCATTGCTTCACCGATTCTGCTTCTCGTGATCTGGGAACTCATCTCGCGAAGCGGGAGTGTGGATCAGCGGTTCTGGCCGGCCCCATCGTCGCTCTGGGGGACCTCGAGCGACATGTTCCGCAGCGAGAACTTGCTCGGCGAGATATGGATCTCGCTCGAACGCATCCTGGCCGGTTTTGCGCTGGGCGCCATTCCCGGCGTAATCGTCGGGTTGCTGATGGGTATCTCGTGGCCGGTGCGAGCGTTTCTGATGCCGATCGCGACCGCCATCTACGCGATCCCGAAGATTGCGCTCCTGCCGCTGGTGCTGATCGCGCTCGGCACTGGCGAAACTGCACGTTGGGTCATCGTCGCCTTGTCGATCTTTTTCGTCGTTGCCCTCAGCACGATGGGCGGCGTGCTCGCGCTCGATCCCATTTTCACGGATGTCGCGCTCAACTTCGGCGGAAATCGCTGGACGCTCTTTCGCACGGTTGCCCTTCCGGGCGCCACCCCGGCGATCTTCACCGGAATGCGATTGGCGCTGGGCTTCGCGCTCATCGTGGTGGTCGGCACCGAGTTCGTTCGTCCCAATGGCGGCATCGGAAGCCTCATCTGGGAGAGCTACAGCATCCTCTCGATCAAGAAGATGTATGTCGGGCTGATCGTGACCGCCATCCTGGGTTGGCTCCTCATACTCGTGCTCGATCTGATCGAACGGTTCGTCGTTCCCTGGCGCAGCACGCAATGA